The following coding sequences lie in one Euhalothece natronophila Z-M001 genomic window:
- a CDS encoding TldD/PmbA family protein: MINPEELLDKAQQAGVDEAEVYQLVSHSQAVYFEANDLKQLETNESEGVALRIWRDRAPSVTVAYGDIDLETFVNRTLALCELNPPETIELTPDHRQVYPTQGKAMSRETLVETGKSAIAQLHKSYPRLLCKAELECEQQTTRILNTKGTDCQYSDISLSAFIEAEWVRGEDFFTIADGVEASESLDLRPTQQRITEGIKFASHIVPSPKGRVPIIFTAKAAPLFWDTLVSALNGKRVWEGSSPWSERLNQQVISPQITLFQDPTQLPQRCPFDDEGTPTQKLMLIQEGRLEQFYSDRAIGCLLETGTTGNGFRPSLGRYPTPGLVNLIVENGKGQLQDLISQLDEGLVIDQLLGEDADLSGEFSANIELGYRIQNGEIIGRVKDTMVAGNIYTALNHLITLGGDSEINGAYKTPSVVVDGLSVVS; this comes from the coding sequence ATGATCAATCCCGAAGAACTTTTAGATAAGGCGCAACAAGCAGGGGTAGATGAGGCGGAAGTTTATCAACTGGTGTCTCATTCTCAGGCAGTTTATTTTGAGGCAAATGATCTCAAACAGTTAGAAACCAATGAATCAGAAGGGGTTGCCCTACGAATTTGGCGCGATCGCGCTCCTAGTGTGACGGTGGCTTATGGCGATATCGATCTGGAAACGTTTGTTAATCGTACCCTCGCCCTATGTGAATTAAATCCCCCTGAAACCATTGAATTAACCCCTGATCACCGACAAGTTTATCCCACTCAGGGAAAAGCAATGTCAAGAGAAACGCTGGTAGAAACGGGAAAAAGCGCGATCGCGCAACTCCATAAATCTTATCCGCGCCTGTTATGTAAAGCGGAATTGGAATGTGAACAGCAAACCACTCGCATTCTTAACACAAAAGGGACAGATTGTCAATATAGTGACATTAGTTTGAGTGCTTTTATCGAAGCAGAATGGGTACGGGGAGAAGACTTTTTCACCATCGCGGATGGGGTAGAAGCCTCAGAAAGTCTTGATTTACGCCCTACTCAGCAACGCATTACCGAGGGAATTAAGTTTGCCTCCCACATTGTTCCCTCCCCAAAAGGGCGTGTTCCCATTATTTTTACCGCTAAAGCCGCCCCCTTATTTTGGGATACATTAGTCTCAGCTTTAAATGGGAAACGAGTCTGGGAAGGATCCTCCCCTTGGAGTGAACGCTTAAACCAGCAAGTGATTTCCCCTCAAATTACCCTTTTTCAAGATCCCACCCAATTACCGCAAAGATGCCCCTTTGATGATGAAGGCACACCTACTCAAAAACTGATGTTAATTCAGGAAGGGCGGTTAGAACAATTTTACAGCGATCGCGCGATCGGATGCTTATTAGAAACTGGTACAACAGGAAATGGCTTTCGTCCCAGTTTAGGACGTTATCCCACCCCAGGCTTAGTCAATTTAATTGTAGAGAATGGGAAAGGGCAACTACAAGACTTAATTTCCCAACTGGATGAGGGATTAGTCATTGATCAACTCCTTGGAGAAGATGCGGATCTCTCAGGAGAATTTTCCGCCAATATTGAACTAGGATATCGCATTCAAAACGGGGAAATTATCGGGCGAGTAAAAGATACGATGGTCGCAGGGAATATTTATACCGCCCTTAATCATTTAATTACTCTGGGGGGTGATTCAGAAATTAATGGCGCTTATAAAACCCCTTCTGTTGTTGTTGATGGTTTATCAGTCGTAAGTTAA
- a CDS encoding SemiSWEET transporter, whose product MNPFTIIGLAAGTLTTIAFLPQVIKTWQSKSAKDISLGMFSIFCTGVFLWIIYGFSVGDLPVLLANIVTFILAFTILIFKFRYG is encoded by the coding sequence ATAAACCCTTTTACCATTATCGGTTTAGCGGCTGGTACATTAACCACGATCGCGTTTTTACCCCAAGTCATCAAAACCTGGCAATCTAAATCAGCCAAAGATATTTCTTTAGGAATGTTTTCAATTTTCTGTACAGGTGTTTTCTTATGGATTATTTATGGCTTTAGTGTTGGAGATTTACCCGTTTTACTGGCTAATATTGTTACCTTTATTCTTGCTTTCACCATTTTAATTTTTAAGTTTAGATATGGGTAG
- a CDS encoding PD-(D/E)XK nuclease family protein: protein MWVSYSLWSQFQPQLGKEEYHCHHKRGFLRARKKEPEVNLLSQQDTTPQKIGKLAQKAVYYLYHNPESLNQEGLNYVAQKVLNLDQEVVEVQHRLQWILKQYLHYPFLQNKSVLTLTSGEENNFSEVILKDGNRQAKLLFAYDCILNQENGGIHILDFKTGKGQFIPDLRQSLVYLLAGQKLYPNQTVTASFYHLELAQESEIYSATDEELNLVAKNLIDIAQKNQQQINAYRRSPDKFNQIFPASPGKVCNYCPFTSICNYYDPLFSE from the coding sequence ATGTGGGTGTCCTATTCTTTATGGTCGCAGTTTCAACCCCAACTGGGAAAAGAGGAATACCATTGTCATCACAAACGCGGTTTTCTTCGCGCTAGAAAGAAAGAACCGGAAGTAAATTTACTTAGCCAACAAGATACAACGCCTCAAAAAATTGGAAAACTTGCACAAAAAGCCGTTTACTATTTATATCATAATCCTGAATCTTTAAATCAAGAAGGGCTTAATTATGTGGCTCAAAAAGTGCTAAACTTAGACCAAGAAGTGGTAGAAGTCCAACATCGTCTCCAATGGATTTTGAAACAATATCTCCATTATCCTTTTTTGCAAAATAAATCAGTTTTAACGCTTACTTCAGGTGAAGAAAATAATTTCTCGGAAGTGATATTAAAAGATGGTAACAGGCAAGCTAAACTATTATTTGCTTACGATTGTATTCTCAATCAAGAAAATGGGGGAATCCATATTCTAGATTTTAAAACAGGGAAAGGTCAGTTTATACCTGATCTTAGGCAAAGTTTAGTTTATTTATTGGCAGGACAAAAATTATACCCTAATCAAACGGTCACTGCTTCATTTTATCATCTTGAATTAGCCCAAGAATCGGAGATTTATTCTGCTACAGATGAGGAATTAAATTTAGTCGCTAAAAACTTAATCGACATCGCACAGAAAAACCAACAACAAATCAACGCTTATCGTCGCTCTCCCGACAAATTTAATCAGATTTTTCCAGCCTCACCTGGAAAGGTTTGTAACTATTGTCCCTTTACATCAATCTGTAACTATTATGACCCATTATTCAGTGAATAG
- a CDS encoding precorrin-2 C(20)-methyltransferase: MSKLYGVSVGTGDPELITVKGLKCLQNANIIAFPEGIRGKQGIAQTIITPWLESHQTLLPLKFPYVQDETELTQAWETAAKTVLTYLQNGEDVTFACEGDISFYSTFTYLAQTVQKLDSNVVIETIPGVCSPMAAAAELGIPLTTRSQRLMILPTLYHLEELETALNTAEVVVLMKFSSLYPQIWELLDKKGLLASSQIVEKATMPDQVVYKDLRNMDQLKLSYFSIMIINHY; this comes from the coding sequence GTGAGTAAACTTTATGGTGTCAGTGTCGGAACTGGCGATCCCGAATTAATTACCGTTAAGGGCTTAAAATGTCTCCAAAACGCCAATATTATCGCCTTTCCTGAAGGAATTAGAGGAAAACAGGGAATTGCCCAAACGATTATTACCCCTTGGCTAGAGTCTCATCAAACCCTTTTGCCATTAAAATTTCCTTATGTGCAAGATGAGACAGAATTAACCCAAGCGTGGGAAACGGCAGCGAAAACCGTCTTAACTTATTTGCAAAACGGCGAAGATGTCACCTTTGCTTGTGAAGGAGATATTAGTTTTTATAGTACCTTTACCTACCTCGCCCAAACGGTACAAAAGTTAGATTCTAATGTGGTTATAGAGACAATTCCAGGGGTTTGTTCTCCCATGGCAGCGGCTGCTGAGTTAGGGATTCCTTTAACCACGCGATCGCAGCGTTTAATGATTCTCCCCACACTGTATCATCTAGAGGAACTAGAAACTGCTCTCAATACAGCCGAAGTAGTGGTTTTAATGAAATTTAGTTCTCTCTACCCTCAAATTTGGGAATTATTAGATAAAAAAGGTTTACTCGCTTCTAGTCAAATTGTGGAAAAAGCAACCATGCCAGATCAAGTCGTTTATAAAGACTTACGCAATATGGATCAACTTAAACTATCTTACTTTTCCATTATGATCATCAACCATTACTAA
- a CDS encoding TIGR03643 family protein, producing MAWEDRTPFEAITSQYGLKEKEVIKLMRKQMKPSSFRMWRKRVSDRATKHLYKRGFSTGRFKAKHQ from the coding sequence ATGGCTTGGGAAGATCGGACTCCGTTTGAAGCGATTACGAGCCAGTATGGTTTGAAAGAAAAAGAGGTGATCAAATTAATGCGAAAGCAAATGAAACCCTCTAGTTTTCGGATGTGGCGGAAACGAGTCAGCGATCGCGCTACTAAGCATTTATACAAACGAGGATTTTCCACAGGTCGCTTTAAAGCCAAACATCAATAA
- a CDS encoding Tab2/Atab2 family RNA-binding protein → MDTIWELDFYSRPIRDENNKKLWEVLICESPLDVKTTPDQLFRYNKFCSAKSVNSIFLQEAINDAIAQSGHSPKKIRFFRRPMSNMITKACEDLGITALPSRRTYALQKWMRQRQEEVYPQQEGYDESAVTNVSVQYPAENPAILPDAIRGDKGDKWAFVTLEAQSFQEMNEWDISFGEGFPLSLFELDADTKIPGLVIFSPRAIPFAGWMSGIELSQIQLQQGSLPRLILQTGSSECWILADITNPETLKEAKSFQEAKEKAEGVHFFAIQRDPNSDSFAGFWLLA, encoded by the coding sequence ATGGATACGATTTGGGAACTAGATTTCTATTCCCGTCCAATTCGGGATGAAAATAATAAAAAACTCTGGGAGGTTTTAATTTGCGAAAGCCCTTTGGATGTGAAAACCACTCCCGACCAATTATTTCGCTATAATAAGTTCTGCTCAGCGAAAAGCGTTAATTCTATTTTCTTACAAGAAGCCATTAATGACGCGATCGCGCAGTCAGGACATTCTCCAAAAAAAATTCGTTTCTTTCGCCGTCCCATGAGTAATATGATTACTAAGGCGTGTGAGGATTTAGGAATTACCGCCCTCCCCAGTCGGCGCACTTATGCTTTGCAAAAATGGATGCGCCAACGCCAAGAAGAGGTTTATCCCCAACAAGAGGGCTATGATGAAAGTGCAGTTACCAATGTGTCTGTGCAATATCCTGCTGAAAATCCTGCGATTTTGCCTGATGCCATTCGAGGGGATAAAGGAGATAAATGGGCATTTGTCACCCTAGAAGCCCAATCCTTTCAGGAGATGAACGAGTGGGATATTAGTTTTGGGGAGGGGTTTCCACTATCCCTATTTGAATTAGATGCTGATACCAAGATTCCAGGATTAGTGATTTTTTCTCCTCGCGCCATTCCTTTTGCTGGTTGGATGTCGGGAATTGAATTATCACAGATTCAGCTACAACAGGGGAGTTTACCGCGTCTGATTTTACAAACAGGAAGCAGTGAATGTTGGATATTAGCTGATATTACTAATCCTGAAACCCTCAAAGAGGCAAAAAGTTTTCAGGAGGCAAAAGAAAAAGCTGAGGGAGTCCACTTTTTCGCGATTCAACGTGATCCCAACTCAGACTCATTTGCAGGATTTTGGCTATTAGCATGA
- a CDS encoding magnesium transporter — MTQNQEVAQDTEKLLARDKKWSERLVTGQARYAIQLRIIFLVVTLMGGMAVGGVIEAYEGTLEAVAAAAIFIPVVMDMGGNVGTQSTTVFARGLAWQHINAGDFFPYLARELRISLAMGAILGLAGGVITYVWQAAPNDIPGLAPAVGISLFIVIVLASMLGAFLPWVMLKLGIDHGPGADPFITTIKDFVGLMIYFWLVAQLVDVSL, encoded by the coding sequence GTGGAGTGAGCGACTTGTCACAGGGCAAGCTCGGTACGCTATCCAATTACGAATCATCTTTCTGGTTGTCACTTTAATGGGTGGTATGGCAGTAGGAGGAGTTATTGAAGCCTACGAAGGCACCCTTGAAGCAGTTGCTGCAGCTGCTATTTTTATCCCAGTAGTGATGGATATGGGAGGTAATGTAGGGACTCAATCAACAACTGTGTTTGCCCGAGGTTTGGCATGGCAACATATTAATGCAGGTGACTTTTTCCCCTATCTTGCACGGGAGCTAAGAATTTCTCTCGCTATGGGGGCAATCCTTGGTCTTGCTGGTGGGGTGATTACCTACGTTTGGCAAGCCGCGCCTAATGACATTCCTGGGCTTGCTCCTGCCGTTGGAATATCCCTTTTTATCGTAATCGTTCTAGCATCAATGTTAGGTGCATTTCTCCCTTGGGTCATGCTCAAGCTGGGCATTGACCACGGTCCTGGAGCGGATCCATTTATCACGACCATTAAAGATTTCGTGGGCCTAATGATCTATTTTTGGCTTGTGGCTCAGTTAGTAGATGTTAGTCTCTGA
- a CDS encoding Piwi domain-containing protein, translated as MTHYSVNSSNYISTILQVTLSSTSQVFCFHTVSNLSIELGRKIAYQFSAKNSTVKAVYEQGNFWLLSHPSNTTDQTNWQEDYNAIAQRLRPQFGNLDLTLTPVDFSSIPTSIISQLVRVILSTSKQRLELSLIEKEFYQIYRQLEVIPETFFPNQAGIALNWKTSIKPTETIKDYWLRHNKDEGKLLKLAVKNRFINRTGVIDSIIGTCKTERDRLLSYDLIPKTREIIQNSDDEDLVVSVKQNNTDSYGDYVIDGLELSINPKNCHLIGLDQYERYRKLAKISLAQWTDLLEQGKKFVQPILKDWGIQVSKDYVNSIDNQDIFFHSNKFQLDTVQLLFGKGKQFPRDSIKKGLTQGGVFSCHQNFAQEKKIKTVALKLCKDKAKNLLNELTSSFEEVGFQVEFIKKIPIEVSGQMSEDDVAKIDSELKRAIALKPHLFLTILPEGDQQLDDTSQGSYYHHISQQLLKQGIPSQMIKVENLNNRYIINNLVLGILAKLGNLPFVLAQPLKVADCFLGLDVARLRKSKGNGTQNACACVRLYGKQGEFIKYYLEQDRLEGEEVTPKILRKLTPQQDLANKTVLMFRDGRFRGKEIDFLNERGKANNTNFIFVEVTKTKTCRLFNYHQLQNGKKQLQIPHRFLIFRHSNRAATVVTTRPQQSVGIANPIRITIREEGDVPEFKLVLEATFKLCLLHHGSYQEPRLPVPIYASDMIGYKTLKGLYHTNPEGDCQWWL; from the coding sequence ATGACCCATTATTCAGTGAATAGTTCTAATTATATCAGTACTATTTTACAAGTTACTTTATCTTCTACGTCGCAAGTTTTTTGTTTTCATACTGTTTCTAATTTATCTATAGAACTAGGACGCAAAATTGCTTATCAGTTTTCGGCGAAAAATTCGACGGTCAAAGCTGTTTATGAACAAGGAAATTTTTGGCTCCTTTCTCATCCTAGTAATACCACTGATCAAACCAATTGGCAAGAAGATTATAACGCGATCGCGCAACGGTTACGCCCTCAATTTGGTAATTTAGATTTAACCCTAACCCCTGTTGATTTTTCTTCTATTCCAACCTCCATTATCTCTCAATTAGTACGAGTTATCTTATCTACCTCTAAACAAAGGCTTGAACTTAGTTTAATTGAAAAAGAGTTTTATCAAATTTACCGTCAATTAGAAGTTATCCCTGAAACCTTTTTTCCCAATCAAGCAGGAATCGCGCTGAATTGGAAAACCAGTATTAAACCAACAGAAACGATAAAAGACTATTGGTTACGACATAATAAAGACGAAGGAAAACTTTTAAAACTCGCCGTTAAAAACCGTTTTATTAATCGCACAGGGGTTATTGATAGTATTATTGGAACTTGTAAAACTGAGCGCGATCGGCTTTTAAGTTATGATTTAATCCCGAAAACTCGTGAAATTATCCAAAATAGTGATGATGAAGATTTAGTTGTTTCGGTTAAACAAAATAATACAGATAGTTATGGTGATTATGTCATTGACGGCTTAGAATTAAGTATTAATCCTAAAAATTGCCATCTTATTGGATTAGATCAGTATGAAAGATATCGCAAATTAGCAAAAATTTCACTTGCACAATGGACTGACCTTTTAGAACAAGGAAAAAAGTTTGTACAACCAATTTTAAAAGATTGGGGAATTCAAGTTAGTAAAGATTATGTTAACTCCATTGATAATCAAGATATATTCTTTCATTCTAATAAATTTCAACTTGACACAGTTCAACTTCTCTTTGGAAAAGGTAAGCAATTTCCCCGTGATTCAATTAAAAAGGGCTTAACACAAGGGGGAGTATTTTCTTGTCATCAAAATTTTGCCCAAGAGAAAAAAATTAAAACAGTCGCTTTGAAACTGTGTAAAGACAAAGCCAAAAATTTATTAAATGAATTGACAAGTAGCTTTGAAGAAGTTGGCTTCCAAGTTGAATTTATTAAAAAGATTCCCATAGAAGTCAGTGGTCAAATGTCAGAAGATGATGTTGCTAAAATTGATAGTGAACTAAAAAGAGCGATCGCGCTAAAACCTCATTTATTCTTAACCATTCTTCCTGAAGGAGATCAGCAACTCGATGATACTAGTCAGGGAAGTTACTATCACCATATTTCGCAACAATTATTAAAGCAGGGCATTCCCAGTCAAATGATCAAGGTAGAAAACCTCAATAATCGCTATATTATTAACAACCTTGTGTTAGGAATTCTGGCTAAATTAGGAAACCTTCCTTTTGTTTTAGCACAACCTTTAAAAGTAGCTGATTGTTTTTTAGGTTTAGATGTTGCTAGATTACGAAAAAGTAAAGGAAACGGGACTCAAAATGCTTGTGCTTGTGTCCGCTTGTATGGTAAGCAAGGAGAATTTATTAAATATTATTTAGAACAAGATCGTTTAGAAGGTGAAGAAGTAACTCCAAAAATTCTGAGGAAACTTACTCCGCAACAAGACTTAGCTAATAAAACTGTTTTAATGTTTCGTGATGGGCGATTCCGAGGAAAAGAAATTGATTTTTTAAATGAAAGAGGAAAAGCAAATAATACCAATTTTATTTTTGTTGAAGTGACTAAAACTAAAACTTGTCGCTTATTTAACTACCACCAACTTCAAAACGGCAAAAAACAACTACAAATTCCCCATCGTTTCTTAATTTTCCGACATTCCAATCGCGCCGCTACTGTTGTTACGACGCGGCCACAGCAATCAGTGGGAATTGCCAATCCCATTAGAATTACGATTCGAGAAGAAGGGGATGTTCCTGAGTTCAAGTTAGTTTTAGAAGCAACTTTTAAGTTATGTTTATTACATCATGGTTCCTATCAAGAACCAAGGCTTCCAGTTCCGATTTATGCCAGCGATATGATTGGCTATAAAACATTAAAAGGGCTTTATCACACTAACCCCGAAGGTGATTGTCAATGGTGGTTATAA